A single genomic interval of Mucilaginibacter boryungensis harbors:
- a CDS encoding bifunctional 5,10-methylenetetrahydrofolate dehydrogenase/5,10-methenyltetrahydrofolate cyclohydrolase — MQLLDGKYVSEKLKGEIAQQAAEVLVRTGRKPHLVAVLVGHDGGSETYVASKMRNCEAVGFKSSLVRYEDTVTEEELLIKVAELNADDDIDGIIVQLPLPKHIDPEKVTERIDHRKDVDGFHPINLGRMQRNLPSFIPATPYGITLMLKKYGIETAGKHCVVVGRSNIVGSPMSILMARNTQPGNCTVTICHSRTPDIKKFTLDADILIVAIGKKNFVTADMVKDGVVVIDVGMNRETSTLTKSGYKLYGDVDFEGVSQKASWITPVPGGVGLMTIIGLLKNTLASANKEVYS; from the coding sequence ATGCAGCTACTCGACGGAAAATACGTATCAGAAAAACTTAAAGGTGAAATAGCCCAGCAAGCGGCTGAAGTTTTAGTGCGCACAGGGCGCAAGCCACATTTGGTAGCGGTTTTGGTTGGGCACGATGGCGGCAGCGAAACTTATGTAGCCAGTAAAATGCGCAATTGCGAGGCAGTCGGTTTTAAATCGAGCCTGGTACGTTATGAAGATACGGTAACCGAAGAAGAACTGCTGATAAAAGTGGCCGAACTAAATGCCGATGATGATATTGATGGTATTATTGTTCAACTCCCGCTGCCAAAACACATTGACCCTGAAAAAGTAACCGAACGTATTGACCACAGAAAAGATGTTGACGGCTTCCACCCTATTAACCTGGGCCGTATGCAGCGTAACCTGCCTTCGTTTATTCCCGCTACGCCTTATGGTATTACCCTAATGCTGAAAAAATACGGTATTGAAACGGCTGGTAAGCACTGTGTAGTAGTTGGCCGCAGTAATATTGTTGGTTCACCAATGAGCATATTAATGGCCCGTAATACACAACCCGGTAACTGCACGGTAACCATTTGCCACAGTCGCACCCCCGATATTAAAAAGTTTACACTTGATGCCGATATCCTGATTGTTGCTATTGGTAAAAAGAACTTTGTAACAGCCGATATGGTGAAGGATGGCGTAGTAGTTATTGACGTAGGCATGAACCGCGAAACATCAACCCTCACCAAATCGGGGTATAAGCTTTATGGGGACGTTGATTTTGAAGGCGTTTCGCAAAAAGCGTCATGGATAACCCCCGTTCCCGGTGGCGTAGGCCTAATGACCATTATCGGCTTGTTGAAGAATACCTTAGCATCGGCTAATAAAGAGGTTTATAGTTAA
- the lepA gene encoding translation elongation factor 4, whose protein sequence is MKHIRNFCIIAHIDHGKSTLADRLLEYTNTITKREAQAQLLDDMDLERERGITIKSHAIQMDYELNGQKYVLNLIDTPGHVDFSYEVSRSIAACEGALLIVDASQGIQAQTISNLYLALENDLEIIPVLNKMDLPGAMPEEVKDQIVELIGCKREEILAASGKTGMGVHDILEAIVARVPAPVGDPDAPLQALIFDSVFNSFRGIIAYFKVVNGEIRKGDRVKFFATEKQYIAEEVGTLKLNQVPKDVIKTGDVGYIISGIKEAREVKVGDTITNIARPCAEGIQGFEEVKPMVFAGIYPVDTEDYEELREAMAKLQLNDASLVFEPESSAALGFGFRCGFLGMLHMEIIQERLEREFDMTVITTVPNVSYIAYTTRGEDLLVNNPSDLPDPSKLEYVEEPYIKASIITKSEFVGPVMSLCIQKRGIITNQSYLTSDRVELTFEMPMGEIVFDFYDKLKTISKGYASFDYHQIGYRQSDLVRLDIRLNGEPVDALSSLIHRSNSYDFGKKICEKLKELLPRQQFEIIIQASIGAKIIARETVKALRKDVTAKCYGGDISRKRKLLEKQKKGKKRMRQVGNVEIPQSAFMAVLKLD, encoded by the coding sequence ATGAAGCACATACGTAATTTTTGTATCATAGCACATATCGACCACGGCAAAAGTACCCTTGCCGACAGGTTGCTGGAATATACTAATACCATTACCAAGCGCGAAGCGCAAGCCCAGTTGCTGGATGATATGGACCTGGAACGCGAGCGCGGTATCACCATAAAAAGCCATGCCATACAAATGGATTATGAGCTAAACGGTCAGAAATATGTACTGAACCTGATAGATACCCCCGGCCACGTTGATTTTAGCTACGAAGTTTCCCGTTCTATTGCCGCCTGTGAGGGCGCTTTGCTTATTGTTGATGCATCGCAAGGTATACAGGCGCAAACCATTTCAAACTTATATCTTGCTTTAGAGAACGACCTGGAAATTATCCCCGTGTTAAATAAAATGGACTTACCGGGCGCCATGCCCGAGGAAGTTAAAGATCAAATAGTTGAACTGATAGGCTGTAAACGCGAAGAAATTTTGGCCGCATCGGGGAAAACTGGTATGGGTGTACATGATATACTGGAAGCCATTGTTGCCCGTGTCCCCGCCCCTGTCGGTGATCCGGATGCACCTTTACAGGCCTTGATATTTGATTCGGTATTTAATTCGTTCCGTGGCATTATTGCTTATTTTAAAGTAGTAAACGGCGAAATAAGAAAAGGTGACCGGGTGAAATTTTTTGCCACCGAAAAACAATATATAGCTGAAGAGGTGGGCACTCTAAAATTGAACCAGGTGCCTAAAGATGTGATAAAAACCGGCGATGTAGGCTATATCATATCAGGTATTAAAGAGGCCCGCGAAGTGAAAGTTGGGGATACCATTACCAATATTGCGCGCCCGTGTGCCGAAGGTATTCAGGGCTTTGAGGAAGTAAAGCCAATGGTATTTGCCGGGATCTATCCCGTGGATACTGAAGATTACGAAGAGCTGCGTGAAGCAATGGCTAAACTACAGCTTAATGATGCTTCGTTGGTTTTCGAGCCTGAGTCGTCTGCCGCATTGGGCTTCGGTTTCCGTTGCGGTTTCCTGGGGATGCTGCACATGGAGATCATCCAGGAGCGCCTTGAGCGCGAATTTGATATGACGGTAATTACCACCGTACCAAACGTATCGTACATTGCCTATACTACCCGTGGCGAAGACCTGTTGGTGAACAACCCTTCAGATTTGCCCGATCCAAGTAAACTGGAGTATGTTGAAGAGCCTTATATTAAAGCCAGTATCATCACAAAATCCGAGTTTGTAGGCCCTGTAATGTCGTTATGTATTCAGAAGCGTGGTATTATAACTAATCAATCGTACTTGACATCTGACCGCGTAGAACTGACCTTTGAAATGCCGATGGGCGAGATCGTGTTCGATTTTTACGATAAACTGAAAACTATATCTAAAGGCTATGCTTCGTTTGATTACCATCAGATAGGTTATCGTCAGTCCGATTTAGTGCGTTTGGATATCCGCCTGAACGGCGAGCCTGTAGATGCCCTGTCGTCGTTAATACACCGCAGCAACTCGTACGATTTTGGCAAAAAGATATGTGAAAAGCTGAAAGAACTTTTACCACGCCAGCAATTCGAAATTATTATTCAGGCTTCTATCGGCGCTAAGATCATCGCACGTGAAACAGTAAAAGCTTTGCGCAAGGATGTTACGGCTAAATGTTATGGTGGTGATATCTCGCGTAAGCGTAAACTATTGGAAAAACAGAAAAAAGGTAAAAAACGCATGCGCCAGGTAGGTAACGTAGAGATACCACAATCGGCGTTTATGGCGGTACTTAAATTAGATTAA
- a CDS encoding DNA polymerase Y family protein, with amino-acid sequence MNQNSVVIKKDSRVLFVDMDSFFARCEQQVNYWLRNRPVGVCVYTGKYGCVISLSKEAKALGIRAGTRLNDVMAICPEFIPVESNPARYRAYHTKIINILQEYALDVVPKSIDEAIINLSNQKDTDPLTIAKQIKKDILERVGDWLTCSIGIAPNAFLAKLASVRGKKLPEGLLMITHENIDEVLRPLKLGDLPGIGGNMSYRLERAGIMTPLDMRHAGPHKLKAIFKGIEGIFWHYRLNFIETNIVSHEYRGMQAMRQISAEKRQNIAYIDQLFMTLCLTLEKRMVKHKFRCKAIGFTARYADDTRWDDAFTTTTPVQDAISMMNMIKLRIEKFQQMMNCSPIFNNEITQMRVSVTNFVDSGSMIYSLFEDIDKKETVFKTMHDIKSRFGSDKLIRAVEMTDGQVIKDVIGFGSVKDLSELDYKT; translated from the coding sequence ATGAATCAAAACTCGGTTGTTATAAAAAAAGATTCGCGTGTGCTGTTTGTAGATATGGACAGCTTTTTTGCACGCTGCGAGCAGCAGGTAAACTATTGGCTGCGTAACCGGCCCGTGGGGGTTTGTGTATATACCGGTAAATACGGGTGCGTGATATCTCTATCAAAAGAAGCAAAGGCCCTGGGCATAAGGGCCGGTACGCGTTTAAATGACGTAATGGCCATATGCCCCGAGTTTATCCCGGTAGAAAGTAACCCAGCAAGGTACAGGGCCTATCACACTAAAATTATTAATATACTACAGGAATACGCGCTTGATGTAGTACCTAAAAGTATTGATGAAGCCATTATTAACCTCAGCAACCAAAAAGATACTGATCCGCTAACTATCGCGAAGCAAATAAAAAAAGATATACTGGAGCGTGTTGGCGATTGGCTAACCTGCTCTATAGGTATTGCACCTAACGCGTTTCTGGCCAAACTAGCATCTGTACGCGGAAAGAAACTACCCGAAGGCCTTTTGATGATAACCCATGAAAACATTGATGAGGTATTGCGCCCGTTAAAATTAGGAGATTTGCCGGGCATTGGCGGCAATATGTCGTACCGGTTAGAGCGTGCCGGCATAATGACACCTTTAGACATGCGCCATGCCGGCCCCCATAAATTAAAGGCCATTTTTAAGGGAATTGAGGGGATATTTTGGCATTATCGCTTAAATTTTATTGAAACCAATATTGTATCACATGAATACCGGGGTATGCAGGCCATGCGACAAATTTCGGCCGAGAAGAGGCAGAACATAGCCTATATCGACCAGCTTTTTATGACGCTTTGCCTTACGCTTGAAAAGCGGATGGTAAAACATAAATTCCGTTGTAAAGCCATAGGCTTTACCGCACGCTATGCCGATGATACCCGTTGGGATGATGCTTTTACCACTACTACACCGGTTCAGGACGCAATTAGCATGATGAACATGATAAAGTTGAGGATAGAGAAGTTTCAGCAGATGATGAATTGCAGCCCCATCTTTAACAATGAAATTACTCAGATGCGTGTATCGGTAACTAATTTTGTAGATAGCGGCAGCATGATATATAGTTTATTTGAAGATATAGACAAGAAAGAAACCGTTTTTAAAACCATGCACGATATTAAAAGCCGGTTTGGATCGGATAAACTGATCCGCGCGGTAGAGATGACAGACGGGCAGGTAATTAAGGATGTAATAGGGTTTGGATCGGTAAAAGATTTAAGCGAGCTGGATTATAAAACTTAA
- a CDS encoding PhoH family protein → MTKEGRSKSSGKKKIFVLDTSVILYDHNAFENFQEHDVAIPIQVLEELDNMKTGNDTRNFEARGFIRLMDGLSRKHLLNQWQPLNGQTKGSFKVVMDKKTAEVDAEQVFGDGKIDHRILNAALSLQEENPNKKVVLVSKDICLRLKAKSLNLNAEDYETGKVKNLDELYTGTTITKTTDKLINQLNKEEILTPEELDVDRSRGNHFYLLNGKNKGLAAFYSAQINHLEKVKEEPVFNIYPKNPEQACALHALLDPDIKLVTMQGNAGTGKTLLALAAALEQRKYYRQIFVTRPIVPLSNKDIGFLPGDAKSKVDPYMAPIWDNLKFIREQFADDDKMQQKIDELVTNDKISIAPLAFIRGRTLTKIFFIVDEAQNLTPHEVKTIISRAGEHSKFVFTGDIYQIDTPYLDAESNGLSYLIDKAKGHQLYAHITLQKGERSELSNLANDLL, encoded by the coding sequence ATGACTAAAGAGGGCAGGAGCAAATCATCTGGCAAAAAAAAGATATTCGTTTTAGATACTTCGGTTATCCTGTACGACCATAACGCATTCGAGAACTTTCAGGAGCACGATGTGGCCATACCTATCCAGGTTTTGGAAGAACTTGATAATATGAAAACCGGCAATGATACCCGCAACTTTGAGGCCCGGGGGTTTATCAGGCTGATGGATGGTCTGTCACGAAAACATTTGCTTAACCAATGGCAGCCGTTAAACGGGCAAACTAAGGGTAGCTTTAAAGTGGTTATGGACAAAAAAACTGCGGAAGTTGATGCTGAGCAGGTTTTTGGTGATGGGAAAATAGACCACCGTATTTTAAATGCCGCACTTTCGTTACAGGAAGAAAACCCTAATAAGAAAGTGGTACTGGTATCAAAAGATATTTGCCTGCGCCTGAAAGCAAAATCGCTTAACCTGAATGCCGAGGATTACGAGACAGGTAAAGTTAAAAACCTTGATGAGCTTTACACCGGTACCACAATTACTAAAACTACCGATAAACTGATTAATCAGCTTAATAAAGAGGAAATATTAACCCCTGAAGAACTTGACGTTGACCGTAGCCGTGGCAACCACTTCTATTTATTAAATGGCAAAAATAAAGGGTTAGCGGCATTTTACAGTGCGCAGATAAACCACCTGGAGAAAGTTAAGGAGGAACCTGTATTTAACATCTATCCCAAAAACCCAGAACAGGCCTGTGCTTTACATGCCCTGCTGGATCCTGATATTAAGTTGGTTACCATGCAAGGCAATGCCGGTACTGGTAAAACCCTGCTGGCGCTGGCTGCCGCTTTAGAACAACGTAAATACTACCGCCAGATATTTGTTACCCGGCCAATTGTGCCTTTAAGCAATAAGGATATCGGTTTTTTACCGGGCGATGCCAAATCGAAAGTAGACCCGTATATGGCGCCAATTTGGGATAACCTGAAATTTATCCGTGAGCAATTTGCTGATGATGATAAAATGCAGCAGAAGATTGATGAACTGGTAACCAACGATAAGATCTCCATCGCTCCGTTGGCCTTTATACGGGGGCGTACGCTTACCAAGATATTCTTTATTGTAGATGAGGCGCAGAATTTAACCCCTCACGAAGTTAAAACCATTATATCCCGTGCCGGCGAGCATAGCAAGTTTGTGTTCACTGGTGATATTTACCAGATAGATACGCCATACCTTGATGCCGAAAGTAACGGCTTATCCTACCTGATAGATAAAGCCAAGGGACACCAGCTATACGCGCACATTACCCTGCAAAAAGGAGAACGCAGTGAATTGTCCAATTTGGCTAATGATTTGTTGTAG
- a CDS encoding FUSC family protein yields the protein MNIQTREIKSFFYSQYFSDGLRISLGILLPTLIMAQFNLFQTGLTLSLGALCVCVVDTPGPTMHKRNAMLICNACIFVIAIITGFARLNLYTLGIEIALFSFLFSMFTVYGNRAASVGTASLLIMIFMMDKANKPDEVLGYSATLLAGGIWYMLQSLLFFQIRPYRAAQQALGENMLDVVKFLRIKADFYRNDVDIEENYRKLVSHQIQVSQHQDIVREILFKSRVLVRESTYASRILVITFVDLVDLYEQIMATHYDYKDIHEKFGHTGVLEDIAALLSHMADELDNIGFAILSNTRYNKQINFDKELEQLKTKIDNVAKADPAISNLVLKKILINLRDLNQRMGDIFNYYNSKSSNLLLEKKPDVEYSKFVTHQEYDPKIFFDNLTFSSAAFKHALRVALVCIFGFFVTKSAEVLVFADYITGRKLVFGHHSYWVLLTIIVILKPGYSLSKQRNLQRLIGTIAGGVIGVLILVFVHNTVIQFIFLVVFMMGAYSFQRLNYVVSVILMTPYVLILFKFLGVGHLNIAQERIVDTIIGSVIAFFASYVLFPSWESEVITESLRDVIYANTHYLVKIADTMTGAGINTTDYKLARKEVYVTSANLSAAFERMTSEPKRKQKKSKEVHKFVVLNHILSSYLATVASSASSSKMTAKPHPDHLKLIRRSVAVLNETDKKLGGKTIDFTADKTTTPTPEAPVDLTADEKLLKEQLGFINKIVNDIAKVTDNYLT from the coding sequence ATGAACATTCAAACCCGGGAAATAAAAAGCTTTTTTTACAGCCAGTATTTTTCTGATGGTTTGCGTATTTCGCTGGGTATTTTATTGCCTACGCTTATTATGGCCCAGTTCAATTTGTTTCAAACCGGGCTTACATTATCACTTGGGGCGCTGTGTGTTTGTGTAGTCGACACGCCTGGCCCTACCATGCATAAGCGTAACGCTATGCTTATTTGCAATGCCTGTATTTTTGTTATCGCTATCATCACCGGTTTTGCGCGGCTCAATCTGTACACGCTGGGTATCGAGATAGCTTTGTTTTCGTTCCTGTTCTCCATGTTTACGGTTTATGGTAACCGGGCGGCTTCAGTAGGCACGGCCTCGCTCCTGATCATGATATTTATGATGGATAAGGCTAATAAGCCGGATGAAGTACTGGGCTACAGTGCCACACTTTTAGCTGGTGGCATTTGGTATATGTTGCAAAGTTTATTGTTTTTCCAAATACGGCCTTACCGTGCAGCACAGCAGGCATTGGGCGAAAACATGCTTGATGTGGTAAAGTTTTTACGTATTAAAGCTGATTTTTACAGGAACGATGTTGATATAGAAGAGAATTACCGCAAGCTTGTATCGCACCAGATACAGGTAAGCCAGCACCAGGATATTGTACGCGAGATATTGTTTAAAAGCCGGGTGCTGGTTCGTGAATCCACCTACGCCAGCCGGATATTGGTAATTACGTTTGTTGACCTGGTCGACCTGTATGAACAAATCATGGCCACTCACTATGATTATAAAGACATTCACGAGAAGTTTGGCCATACCGGTGTGCTGGAAGATATTGCTGCTTTATTAAGCCACATGGCAGATGAACTGGATAATATCGGTTTCGCAATCCTGTCTAACACGCGTTACAATAAACAGATCAACTTTGATAAGGAACTTGAGCAGCTGAAAACCAAAATAGATAATGTGGCTAAGGCCGATCCGGCTATCAGTAACCTGGTATTGAAAAAAATACTAATAAACCTGCGCGATCTAAACCAGCGCATGGGCGATATCTTCAACTATTATAACTCTAAATCGTCGAACCTGTTGCTGGAGAAAAAGCCGGATGTAGAATATTCAAAATTCGTGACCCACCAGGAATATGACCCGAAAATATTTTTTGACAACCTTACCTTTAGTTCGGCTGCATTTAAACATGCTTTAAGGGTAGCGCTGGTATGTATCTTCGGTTTCTTTGTTACCAAAAGCGCCGAAGTGCTGGTTTTTGCCGATTATATTACCGGCCGTAAACTGGTTTTTGGGCACCATAGCTATTGGGTGCTGCTAACTATCATTGTAATACTAAAACCCGGCTATAGCCTTTCTAAGCAGCGTAACCTGCAACGTTTAATAGGCACTATTGCAGGCGGCGTAATTGGGGTACTGATATTGGTATTTGTGCACAACACTGTAATTCAGTTTATCTTCCTGGTGGTGTTTATGATGGGGGCCTACAGTTTTCAGCGCCTTAACTACGTAGTAAGCGTAATACTAATGACGCCGTATGTGCTTATCCTGTTCAAGTTTTTAGGTGTGGGGCATCTAAACATAGCGCAGGAACGGATTGTGGATACTATTATAGGTTCGGTAATTGCGTTTTTCGCCAGCTACGTGTTGTTTCCGTCGTGGGAATCGGAAGTGATAACGGAAAGCCTCCGCGACGTGATCTATGCCAATACCCATTACCTGGTTAAAATTGCTGACACGATGACCGGCGCCGGTATTAACACTACCGATTATAAACTTGCCCGCAAAGAAGTGTATGTAACGTCAGCCAATTTATCTGCCGCTTTTGAGCGTATGACATCAGAGCCTAAGCGCAAACAAAAGAAAAGTAAAGAAGTGCATAAATTTGTGGTACTGAACCACATTCTGTCATCATACCTCGCTACGGTCGCCTCCTCGGCATCGTCCAGTAAAATGACGGCCAAACCCCACCCCGATCATTTAAAACTGATACGCCGCAGTGTAGCTGTGTTGAATGAAACCGATAAAAAACTGGGCGGCAAAACTATTGATTTTACTGCGGATAAAACTACCACGCCAACACCTGAAGCACCGGTTGACTTAACCGCCGATGAAAAATTATTAAAAGAGCAATTAGGCTTTATTAATAAGATAGTGAACGATATTGCCAAGGTGACGGATAATTATTTGACGTAA
- a CDS encoding phosphoenolpyruvate carboxylase — translation MPSITKLSQRETIFNQEVESRFQLYDSLFLTLPFYQVKDTGILLPFFSSHCEKETIKQKSPAAVIESFFKKYVPDIDHQEQINRLFRFIQYIERQVVLFDAIEDSSFGKIGHFEKTGTLQSLLQQVDGDDDMRKQIKEKLKKFSLRLVLTAHPTQFYPSRVLGIMTDLIEALKINDINTINLLLQQLGKTPFFNKTSPTPVDEAVSLIWFLENVFYHAVTATQAKLEEEFDIEDANHQVVELGFWPGGDRDGNPNVNAETTQTVAATLRQIIFRCYYRDFRVLKRRITFRGVEAAMGALEKLLYQNAFNEQPQPVNLQDELIGLLSSIKETLLKDHDNLFVGIIDDLLHKVRAFGCYFATLDIRQDSRVLRSVFKYCTEGHRVDEHIKDGYLDLKESDKLTHLTFNEANLFCGDDADDLTKDTLNTIRLMKTIQLCNGEKACQRFIISNCQQASDILQLMDLFLWSGWKKDELTVDFAPLFETVNDLSHAAEIMERLYTHPFYKKHLKNRNNRQTIMLGFSDSTKDGGYLMANWSIYKAKVELTAMARKHGIELAFFDGRGGPPARGGGKTHRFYSSMGEDIANDHIQLTIQGQTVSSQYGSVDTARFNSEQLINAGIISALNPNKHDLLDSSHKKMISDMADESYKAFLALREDPLFVEYLEKLSPLKLLSRINISSRPTKRNADTKLKLEDLRAISFVTSWGQMKQNIPGFYGVGTALKKIKKEKRWKEVQELYHNSGYFKTVVDNCMMSMSKSDFRVTAYLENDKTFGAFWTKLRDEYELTKELLLELTNSTSLMEEYPIEKRSIALREKIVLPLVIIQHYALHKLNHHHNDEFTDVYNKLVIRTVYGIVNAGRNSA, via the coding sequence ATGCCCTCAATAACAAAGCTCAGTCAACGGGAAACTATTTTTAACCAAGAGGTGGAAAGCCGCTTTCAGTTATACGACAGTCTTTTCCTGACACTTCCTTTTTACCAGGTTAAAGATACCGGTATTTTGCTTCCGTTTTTTAGTTCGCACTGCGAAAAAGAAACCATTAAGCAAAAATCGCCGGCGGCTGTTATTGAATCATTCTTTAAGAAATACGTGCCGGATATTGATCACCAGGAGCAGATCAACCGCCTGTTCAGGTTTATCCAGTATATTGAAAGGCAGGTAGTTTTGTTTGATGCTATAGAGGATTCGTCATTTGGTAAAATTGGCCACTTTGAAAAGACAGGCACCCTGCAAAGTTTATTACAACAAGTTGACGGTGACGATGATATGCGCAAGCAGATAAAGGAAAAGTTAAAGAAGTTTTCTTTGCGCCTGGTACTTACCGCTCACCCCACGCAGTTTTACCCAAGCCGTGTTTTAGGCATCATGACCGACCTGATAGAGGCTTTAAAAATTAATGATATTAATACCATTAATTTATTGCTGCAGCAATTAGGTAAAACACCATTCTTTAATAAAACATCACCTACACCGGTTGATGAGGCAGTGAGCCTCATATGGTTTTTAGAAAATGTATTTTATCATGCGGTAACCGCTACTCAAGCTAAGTTAGAAGAAGAGTTTGATATTGAAGATGCAAACCACCAGGTTGTTGAATTAGGTTTTTGGCCAGGCGGCGACCGGGATGGTAACCCTAACGTTAATGCCGAAACAACCCAAACAGTTGCCGCTACTTTAAGACAGATTATATTCCGTTGCTACTACCGCGATTTTAGGGTTTTAAAACGCCGTATTACCTTCAGAGGTGTGGAGGCGGCCATGGGCGCCTTAGAAAAACTGCTTTATCAGAACGCATTTAACGAGCAGCCGCAGCCTGTTAACCTTCAGGATGAATTGATTGGCTTATTATCATCAATAAAAGAAACCTTATTGAAAGACCATGACAACTTATTTGTTGGTATTATAGATGATCTGCTGCATAAGGTACGGGCCTTTGGCTGTTATTTCGCTACGTTGGATATCAGACAGGACAGCCGGGTCCTACGTAGTGTATTTAAATATTGTACCGAAGGGCACCGGGTAGATGAGCATATAAAAGACGGTTATTTAGATTTAAAAGAGAGCGATAAATTAACACACTTAACTTTTAACGAAGCTAATTTGTTTTGCGGTGATGATGCCGACGACTTAACAAAAGATACCCTGAATACCATCAGGCTGATGAAAACTATACAGTTATGCAATGGGGAGAAAGCCTGCCAGCGCTTCATTATTAGTAACTGTCAGCAAGCATCAGATATTTTACAACTGATGGATTTGTTTTTATGGAGCGGCTGGAAAAAAGACGAACTAACCGTTGATTTTGCGCCACTATTTGAAACGGTGAACGATTTAAGCCATGCGGCCGAGATCATGGAGCGACTGTATACGCATCCGTTCTACAAAAAACACCTGAAAAATCGTAACAACCGCCAAACCATTATGTTGGGCTTTAGCGATAGTACCAAAGATGGTGGTTATCTGATGGCCAATTGGTCTATATATAAAGCCAAGGTTGAACTAACCGCCATGGCCCGTAAACACGGCATAGAATTAGCTTTTTTTGATGGGAGAGGGGGGCCACCGGCACGCGGGGGAGGTAAAACGCACCGTTTTTATTCGTCGATGGGCGAAGATATAGCTAATGATCATATCCAATTAACTATACAGGGGCAAACTGTAAGTTCGCAATATGGATCGGTAGATACGGCAAGGTTTAATTCAGAACAATTAATAAACGCAGGCATTATATCAGCACTAAATCCCAACAAACACGATTTGCTGGATAGCAGCCATAAAAAGATGATCTCGGATATGGCCGATGAAAGCTATAAAGCTTTTCTGGCCCTGCGCGAAGATCCTTTGTTTGTGGAATACCTGGAGAAATTGAGCCCGCTAAAATTATTATCCCGCATAAATATCAGCAGCCGGCCAACCAAAAGAAATGCAGATACCAAATTAAAGCTGGAAGATCTGCGCGCTATTAGTTTTGTGACCTCGTGGGGGCAAATGAAACAAAACATTCCAGGCTTTTATGGTGTTGGCACAGCCCTGAAAAAAATAAAGAAAGAAAAACGCTGGAAAGAAGTACAGGAGTTGTATCATAACTCGGGCTATTTTAAAACGGTTGTGGATAATTGTATGATGTCCATGTCGAAATCTGATTTCCGGGTAACTGCTTACCTGGAAAATGATAAAACATTCGGCGCCTTTTGGACAAAGCTGCGGGATGAGTATGAATTGACCAAAGAACTGTTACTGGAATTAACCAACAGTACCAGTCTGATGGAAGAGTATCCGATTGAAAAACGTTCCATAGCATTGCGCGAAAAGATTGTTTTGCCTTTGGTAATCATTCAGCATTATGCGCTGCACAAATTAAATCATCATCATAACGATGAATTTACCGATGTTTATAATAAATTAGTGATCCGGACGGTTTATGGTATTGTAAACGCGGGACGTAATTCAGCTTAG
- a CDS encoding ThuA domain-containing protein, with product MMKKVLVFFVSGMLFLSFTYKPKNKVLIFSLTKGYHHACIADGITAIKLIGEKDNFTVDTTTNPALFTDENLKQYKALIFLSPTGNSLFNADQQKAFMNYIHKGGGFVGIHAATDCLYDWDWYGKLVGAYFLKHPKIQQATLNVIDHNHPSTKQLPDTWQHTDEWYNFKQVSPDIHVLIKIDESTYTGGEMNGNHPIAWYHKFEGGRIFYTELGHTKDDYTTDTLFIQHLTGGINYALHR from the coding sequence ATGATGAAAAAGGTTTTAGTTTTTTTTGTATCCGGGATGCTATTTTTAAGCTTTACTTATAAGCCTAAAAATAAAGTCCTGATATTTTCGCTAACAAAAGGTTACCATCACGCCTGTATTGCCGATGGCATTACAGCTATTAAACTTATTGGCGAAAAAGATAATTTCACAGTTGATACCACTACAAACCCGGCGCTATTTACTGATGAAAACCTGAAGCAATACAAGGCGCTTATATTCTTGAGCCCTACAGGAAATTCATTGTTCAATGCGGATCAGCAAAAGGCCTTTATGAATTATATTCATAAAGGAGGTGGCTTCGTGGGCATCCATGCCGCTACCGATTGTTTATATGATTGGGATTGGTACGGCAAACTGGTTGGCGCTTATTTTCTTAAACATCCAAAAATTCAGCAGGCAACCTTAAATGTTATCGATCATAATCACCCATCAACCAAACAATTGCCTGATACCTGGCAACATACCGATGAGTGGTATAACTTTAAACAGGTAAGCCCCGATATCCATGTGTTGATAAAAATTGATGAAAGCACTTATACGGGAGGGGAAATGAATGGCAATCATCCCATTGCCTGGTATCATAAATTTGAAGGTGGCCGCATTTTTTATACAGAACTTGGCCATACTAAAGATGATTACACCACCGATACCTTGTTTATCCAACATTTAACGGGTGGTATTAACTACGCCTTGCATCGTTAA